Below is a window of Geomonas oryzisoli DNA.
GACCCGGCCGGTCTTGCCGCGCACCAGTTCGGGGACGTCCGGGTTCTTCTTCTGCGGCATGATGGAGGAACCGGTGCAGAAGGAGTCGGAGAGGTCGACGAACTTGAACTCGCTGGTGGACCAGAGGATCAGTTCCTCGGCGAAGCGGGAGAGGTGCATCATCAGGATCGAGGACGCCCCGCAGAACTCGATGGCGAAGTCGCGGTCGGAGACCGAGTCGAGCGAGTTCCTGGTCACCTCGGGGAAGTCGAGCAGTTCCGCCACGTACTCGCGGTCGATGGGGAAGGTGGTTCCGGCCAGCGCGCCGGCGCCCAGCGGCAGCACGTTGGTGCGCTTCAGGCAGTCTTCCATGCGCCCCTTGTCGCGCTTGAGCATCTCGTGGTAGGCCATCATGTGGTGCGAGAAGAGGATCGGTTGTGCCGTCTGCAGATGGGTGAAGCCAGGCATCATGACGCCGAGGTTCTGCTCCGCCTGGTAGATGAGCGCGTCGATGAGGAGGTCGATGTAGGCGGAGATCTCCACCAGTTCGTCCCTGAGGTAGAGGCGGATGTCCAGCGCCACCTGGTCGTTTCTGGAGCGGCCGGTATGGAGCCTCTTGCCCGCGTCGCCGATCTTTTCGGAGAGGCGCGCCTCGATGTTCATGTGGATGTCTTCCAGGGAGACCGAGAAGTCGAAGTCGCCCGCCTCGATCTTGTCCAGGATTTCCCGGAGGCCGTGCACGATCTGCTCGACGTCCTGGAGCGGGATGATGCCCTGCTTGCCCAGCATGGTGGCGTGGGCGATGGAGCCGCGGATGTCCTGGTGGTACAGGCGCTTGTCGAAGTTGATGGAGGCGGTGAACTCTTCTACGAACTTGTCGGTGGGCTGGGTGAAACGGCCACCCCACAGTTTGTCTTTGGACATGTCTTTCGGTCTCCTGCTGCTGGTTTTTTATAGAACTGCAACTTCTGTAACGCAAAGGCGCCAAGGCGCGAAGCCGCAAGGGAAAAGCCGTGAGGTTTAGCCGTCAAAAGTTTTCCTGATTGGCGACTCTCTTCCGCGATCTCCCACTCCCCCCTTTGCGAAGGGGGGGCGGGGGGGATTTGCCTTTCCCGAACCTAGAGCAAATCCCCCTAAATCCCCCTTCGCAAAGGGGGACTTTTACCCGCGGAACCTTGTGACTAATCGGGAAAGCCCTTACTTTGCGTCTCTGCGCCTCCGCGTCTTCGCGTTGAATGCTTTTTAAAGTACCTGCCCCGCACCGTCGCCCGCCTTGATCCACCCCTCATCGGTCCAGCGTTGCACCGTGTGCACTTTGAGCGGCACCCGGGAACTCCTCGGGTCGAGCTCGTGGTAGAGCGGCAGGTTGAAGTAGAAAAGCCTGGTCCCGGTGCCGAACCTCAACCGGCAGATCGGCGCACCATCGAAGTCGTCGCTGGCGAACTCCCGCTCCTGGACCAGGGACATTTTGTGGCGCGCGCTGATGGCCACAAACGATACGCCGTAGCAGCTCTGGCAGCGCACCCCCTCGATCTCACTCTCGTCGGAGCAGTTGCCGAAGACTGTGACCGTCTCGCGCACCCCCGGGGTATCCTCGAGGTGCTCGCCGTAGAAGCCGGTCAGCACGTCCCGGTAGGCACTGTGCTCGGGCTTTGGGTTGCACTGGATCACGAAGAGGGCGTCCAGCGACTGCCTCATGGTGAAGAAGAGCCGGTTGGCGTGATCGATGATCTGCTTGATGTTGGAGGAGTAGAGGTCCCGGTAGAGGTAATCAAGGCAGATGATCGTCATGAAGTTGAAGCAGGCCGGCTCGCCGCGGAACAGGTAGAAGTGGCGCCCGCGGTACAGGTCGTGGTCCTTGTCCAGGAACTCCTCGCCGCGGAAGGGGTGCGTCTTCGCCTCCAGGAAGACCCTGAGGCGGCCGCTGGTTTCCTTGATGGCGATGCAGCACCAGTTGACCGGCATACTCAGGATGTCGCCCGAGTCGATGTCCCGCTCGACGCACTCCAATGCCTCGGCGTTGTCCTCCCGGAACCGGGTCAAGAGCGCCCGGTACTGCTCCAGCCGGATCTGCTCCAGGCCGAACATGGTCACCGTGTCGTTGCGGAAGCGTTCCCCGATCACCTCGAGCAGGTCGTCGAACCGGGACACGGGAATCGAAGTCTCCGGGAACATCAGGAAGTGCAGCCGCTTCAGGTTTCCCGCACCGTCGGCCACCAAGTCGAGAACGCTGCGCACCATGTGCCACTGATCTTCCGGGTTCACCAGCGAGAACAGGTGCTCGCGGCGCTGCAGCCGGTTCGGGATCTGCGCGATGAGGCAGTGCAGGTGATGACCCAGAGGGAAATCGAGCTGGACGTGTTTCTCGACGATCTTGACCAAGCGTAACCCCAATTGACAATGGAAAATTGACAATTGACAACTAACACCCGGAGACAAGTGTCAATTGTCAACACGCAGCGTTTTGCCAGTACGAAGTGGCAGGTAGCCGTATCGTTGTCAATTGCCAATCGTCAATTGTCAATTGGTTTCAAAGATCTTACTCAGGATGAAGCGGGCGCCGGCCGGGATCTTGTACCTCTCCAACTCGGCCGGCTCGACCCAGCGGGCCTCAGCCACTTCGTCCTTGTTGTGGTTCACGTCGCAGTAAAGCGGCGTGCAGCGGTAGTAGATGATGATGAAGTGGTAGTTGTCCTCGCCCGGCGTCACGTGCTCAAAGACGTCGATCAACTCGCCCACTTCCACTTCGAGGCCGACCTCTTCCCAGACCTCGCGCTTGAGCGCCGCCACGATGGGCTCGCCCAGGTCGATCTTCCCCCCCGGCATCACCCATTCCCCCTGAAACGGGGGGATGTTCCTCTTGGTGAGGAGCACCCTGCCATCGGTATCGATGATCACGGCGACCACCGAAGTGACTATGTGGCTGGCCTTGAAACCGTTTTGCTCCATATAAGCGGATAGGGGCACGAAAGCCTCGTGCCCCTATGAGCCTCCTCTACTGCAGTCGGAACTACTTGTTCTTGTTGGCCAACATCAGGGAACGGATCCTGAGCCTCAGCGAGTTCAGCTTGATGAAGCCTTCGGCGTCCGCCTGGTTGTAGACCTGGTCCTTCTCGAAGGTCGCGAAGTCGAGGTTGAACAGGGAGTCGCTCTCGGACTTGCGGCCCACGGTGCGCACGTGCCCTTTGTAGAGCTTGAGACGGGCGACGCCGTTCACGGTCTTCTGGGAGTCGTCGATCAGGCACTGCATCATCTCGCGCTCCGGGGAGAACCAGTAGCCGTTGTAGATCATCTCCGCGTAGCGCGGGATCAGGGAGTCACGCAGGTGCATGACTTCGCGGTCCATGGTGATCTGCTCGACCGCCATGTGGGCTTCGCGCAGGATGGTGCCGCCCGGGGTCTCGTACACGCCGCGGGACTTCATGCCGACCGAGCGGTTCTCCAGGAGGTCGACGCGGCCGATGCCGTGCTCGCCGCCGATGGTGTTCAGGTGCGCGAGCAGCTGCGCCGGGGTCATGCGCACGCCGTCGACGGCTACCGCGTTACCCTTCTCGAACTCGATCTCGACGTACTGCGGCTTGTTGGGCGCCTTTTCCGGAGCCTTGGTGAGCACGAACATGTTCTCGGGCGGCTCGAGCCAGGTGTCCTCCAGGATGCCCCCTTCGAAGGAGATGTGCAGCAGGTTGCGGTCGGAAGACCAGGGGCGCTTCTTGGTGATCGGGATCGGGATGTCGTTGCGCTTGGCGTAGTTGATGAGCGCCTGGCGGGAGTTGAGTTTCCACTCCCTCCACGGTGCGACGACGGTGATGGCCGGGTTGAAGTGGTAGTAGGCCAGCTCGAAGCGGACCTGGTCGTTGCCCTTGCCGGTGGCGCCGTGGGAGACCGCGTCGCACCCTTCGATCTTGGCGATTTCCATCTGGCGCTTGGCGATCAGCGGGCGCGCGATGGAAGTGCCCAGCAGGTAGGAGCCCTCGTAGATCGCGTTGGCGCGGAACATCGGGTACACGAAGTCGCGCACGAACTCTTCGCGCAGGTCGTCGATGTACACCTTGTCGGCGCCCGTCTTGAATGCCTTCTCGCGCACCGGCTCCAGCTCGTCGCCCTGGCCTAAATCTGCGGAGAACGTCACCACCTCGCAGCCGTACTCGTTTTTGAGCCACTTGAGGATGATGGAGGTGTCAAGCCCGCCCGAGTAGGCGAGGACGATCTTTTTCACTTCTTTCTTTGCCATGGGTTCTCCTTATGCGTTGTTTTGTACTAGTTCTTCCAGGACAGGCAGCAGGTCCTTTTGCAATTCAGGCAGATCTTCTTGTACGGCGCTCCAGACGATTTCCAGAGCGATGCCGAAGTATTCATGTATGAGTTTGTCCCGCATTCCGGCAATCATGCGCCAGGGGAACGCCGGGGTATCTGCTCCGGATTTCCTCATCTATATGCGTGGCAGCTTCCCGAGAATCTCGAAACCGCGTGTTACGGCGTAGATGGTTTTTTTGTCGTTGCAGAACTCCTCATAGTTCATGCCTTGGGTGAACTCGAGGATGCTTTGCATCGCATCACTCATGTCGACCAGGTAGTCTCTGATATCCCTGGGGCAAGACATACTGGACTTCTCGGAGGATGACCCTGCCGATATACGGCTTGAGGGCTTTACGCGAAACGAGGTCCACCTTCGTGCCGCCGAACAACTCTTCGAGGTGGTACTCGAGCCTCATGAACTTCATCAGCCCGATAGGGCGGCTGAAGTCGACGAGGACATCGACGTCGCTGTCCTCGCGGGCTTCGCCCCTGACCACCGAGCCGAAAACACCGATTTCGGCGACGCCGTACTCCTCGGCAAGCTCGGTCTTGTGGTCCCGGATGATCTCTTTGATCTCGTTCAGAGGTTTCACTTCAAAGCCTCCTTCAGCTTTGAAACTACTTCATCAGTGTGGCCATGATGGCCTTCTGCACGTGCAGGCGGTTTTCGGCTTCGTCCCAGACGGCGGAGTGGGGACCTTCGATCACCTCGTCGCTGATCTCCTCGCCGCGGTGCGCCGGCAGGCAGTGCAGCACCATGGCGTTCCCCTTGGCGAGATCGAGCAGTTCCTCGTTCAGCTGGTAACCGGCGAAGGCCTTCTCGCGGATCTTCTGCTCCTCTTCCTGCCCCATGCTGGCCCAGACGTCGGTGTTCAAGACGTCGGCGTCCTTGGCGGCCTCCTTGGGGTCGCGGGTGATCACGATCTTGGAGGAGCCGTTGGCCTTGGCCCAGGCGAGTACCTGCGGGTTGGGATCGTACCCTTCCGGGCAGGCGAGGGTCAGGTCGAAGCCGAAGATGGCGGCGGCCTCGATCCAGGAGTTGGCCATGTTGTTGCCGTCGCCGATCCAGGCGAACTTGAGCCCGTCGTAGCTACCCTTGTGCTCGATCACGGTGAACACGTCGGCCATGATCTGGCAGGGGTGGTGCAAATCGGTGAGGCCGTTGATGATCGGGATGGAGGCGTACTTGGCGAACTCCTCGACGGTTTCCTGGGCGAAGGTGCGGATCATGACGCCGTCGCAGTAGCGCGCCATGACGCGGGCGGTGTCCTTGATCGGCTCGCCGCGACCCATCTGGGAGTCCTTGCTGGAGATGAAGAGCGGGTGCCCACCCAACTGGTACATGCCGACCTCGAAAGAGATCCTGGTGCGGGTCGAGGACTTTTCGAAGATCATGGCCAGCGTCTTTCCCTTGAGGAGGTGGTGCTCCTCGCGGTTCTTGGTCTTTGCTTTGAGCTCCTTGCACAGGGCAAACATGGCATCAAGTTCAGCCTTGGTGAACTGGCTCAGCGCCAGGAAGTCTTTTTTCATATTCGCTGGTTCTCGCTTCCTAAGTTGATAGCCGACAATGCGGCTTTGCTACGCTTTATGTCCACACTCCCTCTCCCCCTGGGCGAGGGGAGCAAAACTCTCGCCCCCGGAGGGGGAGGGCTGGGGAGGGGGTAGTTGTTGGTGCGAAACCTTCCCCCCTCCCGGCCTCCCCCCTCCGGGGGGAGGTGGGTGGACAGCGAGGGAGGTCGGCGCTTACAGTTCGGCCAAGATCTCCGTCAGCGTGGCGATCATCTCGTCCACTTCCTTCTTCCCGACGATGAGCGGCGGGACGAAGCGGAGCACCTTCTCCTGGGCGCAGTTTAAGAGCAGCCCGCGGGAGAGGGCGGTCTTGACGATGTCGCCGCCGGGGATGGCCAGCTCCACGCCGATCATGAGGCCGATGCCGCGCACCTCGGTGATCAGGGTGGGGAACTTCTTGCCCAGCGCCTCCAGTTCGCCCATCAGGTACTCGCCGATTTCCTCGGTGTGGTTCAGGATCCCTTCTTCCTGGATGGCGCGTACCGTGGCCACCGCGGCCGCGGTCACCAGAGGGTTGCCGCCGAAGGTGGAACCGTGGGTGCCCGGGGTGAAGGATTCCGCCAGTTTGTCGGTGGCGAGCATGGTGCCGATCGGGGCTCCGCCGGCCAGCGCCTTGGCGAGGGTCATGATGTCCGGGGTGATGCCGAAGTGCTCGTGGGCGAACATCTTGCCGGTGCGCCCCATCCCTACCTGGACCTCGTCGAAGATGAGGATCAGGTTGTTCTCGTCGCAGATCTTGCGCACTTCCTGGAAGTAGGAAGCATCGGGGACGACCACGCCCCCCTCGCCCTGGATCGGCTCCAGCATGACGGCGCAGGTGCCCGGCCCGATGGCATCCCTGAGGGCCTGGGCGTCGTTGAAGGGGATGTGGCGGAAGCCGTGCAGGAGCGGATCGAAGAACTTCTGCACCTTCTCCTGGCCGGTGGCCGAAACGGTCGCCATGGTGCGGCCGTGGAACGAGGAGATGGCGGTGATGATCTCGTAGCGGTCAAGGCCGTATTTCTCGCGGCTGTACTTCCTCGCCAGCTTGATGGCCGCCTCGTTTGCCTCGGCGCCAGAGTTGCAGAAGAAGGCCTTGTTGGCGAAGGAGAGGTTGCACAAAAGCTCGGCCAGTTCGATCTGGGTCGGGATGTGGTAGTAGTTCGAGCAGTGGATCAGTTCCGCCGCCTGTTTGGCGAGTGCCGCCGTGACCTTCGGGTGGCAGTGACCCAGGTTGTTGACGGCGACCCCGGCCAGGAAGTCGAGGTAGCGTTTGCCGTCCGCGTCCCAGAGGTAGCACCCCTCGCCCTTCACCGGCACCAGCGGGTACCTGCCGTACGTCTTCATGATGTATTTGTCAGCCTTTTCTATCCAGGCAGATGAATTCATAAAACCTCCAAAACCGGTTCAACGAAAACCGGTTCAACGTTCAATGTTCAACGTTCGAGGGAGGACCTCCTTCACAGCAATTTCACCGTGACGGCGCCGTACCGGTCGGTTGGCTATGGGCAAGACCCATGTCGAACCTTGAACGTTGAACGTTGAACGGCCGTTAAGGCCGTTAGGCCTGTATCTCCGTCCCAATCCCCACGTTGGTGAAGATCTCCAGAAGGATGGCGTGCTCGATGCGGCCGTCGACGATGTGGGCCTTCTTGACACCGGCAGCGAGCGCGTCGGTGCAGCAGGTCACTTTCGGGATCATGCCGCCGGTGACGGTGCCGTTGTCGATCAAGGCGGGGACATCGGCGAGCGGGATGCTGGAAAGAAGCTCCCCTTGCTTGTCCTTCACGCCGGAGACGTCGGTCAAAAGGATCAGCTTCTCCGCGCCCAGCGCCGCGGCAACCTTGCCGGCCACCACGTCCGCGTTGATGTTGTAGCTCTGCCCGTCACGTCCCACGCCTACCGGCGCGATCACCGGGATGAAACCACCCTTCTCCAATGCCTGCAAAATGGCGGGGTTCACTTCGACGACATCGCCCACGAAGCCGATGTCGACCATCTCGACCCCGCCGTCCTCTCGTCGGACTTCCTGGAGCAGTTTCTCGCAGAGCAGGAGACTCCCGTCCTTGCCGGAAAGGCCGGCGGCACGGCCGCCGTGCTGGTTGATGTAGCCGACCACCTCGCGGTTCACCTGGCCGGTAAGCACCATTTCGACGACACCCATGGTTTCCGCATCGGTGACGCGCATCCCTTTCACGAACTCGGACACTATACCGTAGCGCTTCAGTGTCTCGTTGATCTGCGGGCCGCCGCCGTGCACTACCACGGTGTTGATGCCGATGTATTTGAGCAGGATGATATCAAGGGCAAAAGACTTTCTCAGCTTTTCTTCTGCCATGGCGTGGCCGCCGTACTTGATGACGATGGTCTTCCCCGAGAAGCGTCTGATATAGGGAAGGGCCTCCATGAGAGTGCTGGCTTTTTCTATGAGATGCTGCATAAGTGCCTCTTATAGCGTTAATTAGGGCATAGAAAGACGTAATATAGCAGATAGGGGGAAATAATCAACTTCAAAGAGGGGCGAAGCCCAGAGTTATCAGGGGCTTTGGCTGGCTTTGTTGGGGAGTGTGATGACGACGCGGGTGCCGACGTTTTCCTCGCTGTCGATGCTCACGGTACCGCCGTGCATCCGGATGAACTCGCGCACGTAGAACAGGCCGAGCCCGAAGCCACGCACCTGGCCGGTATGTTCGGCGTCGACCTGGTAGAACTTCTCGAACAGCTTGGGGAGCTGCTCCGTCGGGATGCCGATGCCGTCGTCCTGGACCGTGATCTCGCACTGGTCCTCAAGGTTTCTCAACGTGACGCAGACCACGCCGGTTTCCTTGGAGAACTTGATGGCGTTGTCGATCACCTGGCGCACGGCGAAGCAGACCTTGTCGCGGTCCAGCATCAGCTCCGGAACGGTGTCCTGGGTGATGTGGGCGGTGACTCCGGGGCGGTCGGCGACTTCCTGGGCCTCCTGCAGGAGCTTGGGGAGCAGCAGGTTGAGGGTGCAGGGTTCCAGGTGCAGCCCGGCGCCGCTGTCCATGACCGAGGAGAAGGTGAGCAGGTCGGTGACCAGGTTGCCCAGGTAGCACGCCTCGTTGTAGATCAGCTTGATGTGTTCCTTGGCACCCTCGTCGGACGGGTCGATGATTCCGGAGGCGAGGTTCTGCAGGAACAGGGAAATCGAGGTGATGGGGGTGCGGAACTTGTGGGAGATGAGCGACAGGAACACCGTCTTGAAGCGGTCCAGGTTCCTCAGGTTGGCGATCTCTTCCTTGAGCGCCTTTTTCACCAGCGCCTTGCTGATGGCGCTCTTCAGCTGCAGGAGGTTGAGCGGCTTGGTGATGAAGTCGTCCGCGTCGGCCTTCAGGGCCTTGAGGATCAGGTCCTTGTCGGCGAAGCCGGTCATGATGATGACCACCATGGTCGGTTCGCGCTCTTTCAGTTTCTTCAGGAGCTCGATGCCGTCCATCCGGGGCATCATGACGTCGGTGAGGATGACGTCGATGCCGCCGCGCAGGAAGATCTCGTACGCCTCCTGCCCGTCCTCCGCCTCCACGATGTGGTAGTCGTTGAGAACCCGCCTGCACAGGTCGCGGATCACCCCTTCATCGTCGACGATGAGGATGGTTTTCTTTTCCCTGTCCTGTAGGAGTTCCTGGCTGTGCTGGGCGGTCAATTCGAGCATAGGCATGTCCCGGTCGTGCTGAAATATCTGCCTGTTGCAAGTACGAGTTAACTTCTTCCCCTAGAGGGGGGGGACAGGCACCTATCGGAGCCAGTCCCCTTCCATCTCTCTACCCTACGATGCGGTACACCGCCTCGAGTGCCTCGGCGAGGTTCTCTGGCTTGGTGCCGCCCGCTTGGGCCAGCTCCGGCTTGCCGCCGCCGTTGCCGCCGACGATGGGGGCGATGGCCTTGATGATGTCGCCTGCCTTCCAGCGCGAGGTGAGGTCGGAGGTGACCGCGACCAGCAGGTTCGCCTTGACGGCGTCTCCGGCGCCCAGGACGATGATGCCCGAGCCGATGCGGTCCTTCAAGGTGTCGGAGAGTTCGCGCAGCCCCTTGGCGTCGCCGTCGACTTTGACTGCGAGGATCTTGACGCCGTTTTGTTCGCGCACCTGCTGGATGAGGTCGGCGGACTTGGAGGCATTAACCTTCGCCTGCAGCGCATCGAGCTCCTTCTGCAGCTCGCGCTGGCCGGCCAGAAGTTTCTCCACGCGATCCAGGGTGCTGACACCTTCGGCCTTCAGGAGCGTCGCGATGCTGCGCTGCTCGTCTTCCATCTGGTGCACCACGGCCAGGGCGCCGTGCCCGGTCTGGGCCTCGATGCGCCTGACCCCCGCGGCGATGCCCGCCTCGGAGATGATCTTGAAGAAGCCGATCTCGCCGGCGCCGTGTACGTGGGTGCCGCCGCAGAGTTCGGAAGAGACATCGCCCACGCGCACCACGCGTACGACGTCGCCGTACTTCTCGCCGAAGAGGGCGGTGGCGCCTGCGGCCAGGGCCTCGGCAGCCGGCATCTCGCGGGCGTCGACGGAGTCGTTCTGCATGATGTGGCCGTTGACCAGGACCTCGACCCTGCGGATCTCCTCTGCGGTCATCGGGCTGAAGTGGGTGAAGTCGAAGCGCAGGCGGTCCGGGGTGACCAGGGAGCCGGCCTGCTTGACGTGGTCACCCAGCACCTCGCGCAGCGCCGCCTGCAACAGGTGGGTCGCGGTATGGTTCCTGGCGGTCGCGGAGCGGTTCGCCGAGGCGACCTTCAGGTCGACGGCCTCGCCGTTACGGATGTTGCCGGAAACCACCTTGCCGCGGTGCACGATGAGGTCGGTGAACGGGCGGCTGGTGCTTTCCACTTCCACGTGTGCCGCGCCGGTGGAGATGGTGCCGGTGTCGCCAGCCTGGCCGCCGGACTCGCCGTAGAAGGGGGTCTTGGCTGTGACGATTTCGACCTCGTCCCCGGCGTTGGCCTCTTCGACCAGCACGCCTCCCTTCACAATGGCGCTCACGGTCGAGTAGGCGGTCTGCTCGGCGTAGCCCACGAACTCACTGGTGATGCCGGAGCCGTGCAGTTCCTTGTAGATGGCGGCGAGCCCCTGCTCGCCGGAGCCTTTCCAGTTCTCCCTCGCCTTGACGCGCTGCTTCTCCATGCACAGTGCAAAGCCGTCCTCGTCCAGGGTGAGCCCTTCCGCTTCGACGATGTCGGCGGTGAGGTCGACCGGGAAGCCGTAGGTGTCGTAGAGCTTGAAGATCACTTCGCCGGAGAGCACGGTTTCACCCTTGCCCTTGAGCGCAGCGGTCTCCTCATTGAGGATGGCCAGGCCGCGGTCCAGGGTTTCGATGAAGCGCTCCTCCTCCGCCTTGATCACCTTCTTCACGTAGTGCTCGCGCTCGAGCAGTTCCGGGTAGGCGTCGCCCATCATCATGTTGACGGCGTCGACAACCTTGTAGAGCATCGGCTCGGACACGCCCAGCATCTTCGCGTGGCGGGCGGCGCGGCGCATGATGCGGCGCAGCACGTAGCCGCGACCCTCGTTGGAGGGGAGCACGCCGTCGCAGATCAGGAAGGTGGTGGCGCGGGAGTGGTCTGCGATGACGCGCATGGAGACGTCGTCCTTCTCGTCGGCGCGGTACTTCTTGCCGCAGATCGTCTCGATGTGGCGGATGATCCCCTGGATGAGGTCGGTGTCGTAGTTGGAGGTGACGCCCTGCATGACGGCGGAGATGCGCTCCAGGCCCATGCCGGTGTCGACGGAGGGTTTCGGAAGCGGCGTCAGGGTGCCGTCCTTGTCGCGGTTGAACTGCATGAAGACGTTGTTCCAGATCTCCATGTAGCGGTCGCAGTCGCAGCCGACGGCGCAGTCCGGGGAGCCGCAGCCGGTGCCGGGGCCGTTGTCCCAGAAGATCTCGGAGCAGGGGCCGCAGGGGCCGGTGTCGCCCATGGCCCAGAAGTTGTCCTTCTCGCCGAAGCGGTAGATGCGCTCGCGGGGCACCCCTTCCTGGGTGTGCCAGATGTCGGCCGCTTCGTCGTCGTCGTTGTAGACCGTCACGTAGAGGCGGTCCTTGGAGAGGCCGAGGTCGACGGTGAGGAATTCCCAGGCGAAAGCGATGGCTTCCTTCTTGAAGTAGTCCCCGAAGGAGAAGTTGCCGAGCATTTCGAAGAAGGTGTGGTGGCGCGCGGTGCGGCCCACGTTCTCGAGGTCGTTGTGCTTACCGCCGGCGCGAACGCATTTCTGCGAGGAGACGGCCCTGTTGTAGTCGCGTTTCTCAAGGCCCAGGAACACGTCCTTGAACTGGTTCATGCCCGCGTTGGTGAACAGCAGGGTCGGGTCGTTTTTCGGGATGAGGTTCGAGCTCTCCACCAGGGTGTGACCCTTTTTTTGAAAGAAGTTGAAGAACTGCGCCCTGATCTCTTTGCCTGTCATAAAAAAACCTCAGTAAATGGAATATCTGAACCTTGAATCGGTTGTGCGCGGTTTGTGCACCAGATGTCGTCTTCGCCCTTTGCCACGGTTCATCCGGATTGGAAGGGACGTTTTGCTGTGCTGGCTACCGTGGCGCTGAACGAGCCCTCACGTTCCCCCCTTGTGAAAGGGGGAAGCTGGGCTTGAGGCTGGTGGCTAGGCTGAACGCAGCGTTCCGCTAGAGGGACAGGCACCTGGCGGAGCCAGTCCCTTCTGCTATTCGCCCGCCTTTAATCCTCGTGCGCCTTCAACTCCCGGAAGATGGCGGAGAGTGAAAAACCCTTCCTCTGCAGGTACCCGACGATGCGTCGCTTCTCCTTGTCGGTTGCGCTGGCCGCATCGAAACCCGGATAGCGCCGCTCCACCAGCTGCGCCAGCAACTCGGCCTCGCTGTACTCCTGGGCCAGTTCGTCCAGCACCTGGTTCACGATGGAGCCCGCGATACCTCGGCGGGTAAGCTCCAGCTTCAGCCTCGGCCCGACCCCCTTGCCGTTTCTCAGCGCGGAAGAGGCGAAACTGCGTGCGAAGCGCAGGTCGTCGAGATAGCCCAGCTCTTTCATCCGGGCGACGCTCTCTTCGATCTCCCCTTCCTGGTACCCCTTGCCGGAAAGCTTCTTTCTGAGCTCCCCTTCCGAGTGGTCGCGCAGGGTGAGCACGCGCAGGCAGCAGTCGTAGGCCGTACCGCGCTGCACCTAGTACTTCTCGATGACCAGCTCCTTGTCGCCGCCCTCGGTCGCGCCCTCCGGTTGTTCCTCGGCGAAGCTGTCCCAGCTGGAATCCGAGGTGGAGGAGATGCCGGAGACTTTGAGGGCGAAGTCGTCGGGGTTGCTGGACTGGCGCAGGGCCTCTTCGTAGGTGATCAGCTTCCTGCTCAGCAGCTGCATGAGCGACTGGTCGAAACTCTGCATCCCGTAGGTGGTATGTCCCTGGGCTATGGCATC
It encodes the following:
- the argB gene encoding acetylglutamate kinase → MQHLIEKASTLMEALPYIRRFSGKTIVIKYGGHAMAEEKLRKSFALDIILLKYIGINTVVVHGGGPQINETLKRYGIVSEFVKGMRVTDAETMGVVEMVLTGQVNREVVGYINQHGGRAAGLSGKDGSLLLCEKLLQEVRREDGGVEMVDIGFVGDVVEVNPAILQALEKGGFIPVIAPVGVGRDGQSYNINADVVAGKVAAALGAEKLILLTDVSGVKDKQGELLSSIPLADVPALIDNGTVTGGMIPKVTCCTDALAAGVKKAHIVDGRIEHAILLEIFTNVGIGTEIQA
- a CDS encoding nucleotidyltransferase family protein; the protein is MKPLNEIKEIIRDHKTELAEEYGVAEIGVFGSVVRGEAREDSDVDVLVDFSRPIGLMKFMRLEYHLEELFGGTKVDLVSRKALKPYIGRVILREVQYVLPQGYQRLPGRHE
- the argH gene encoding argininosuccinate lyase translates to MSKDKLWGGRFTQPTDKFVEEFTASINFDKRLYHQDIRGSIAHATMLGKQGIIPLQDVEQIVHGLREILDKIEAGDFDFSVSLEDIHMNIEARLSEKIGDAGKRLHTGRSRNDQVALDIRLYLRDELVEISAYIDLLIDALIYQAEQNLGVMMPGFTHLQTAQPILFSHHMMAYHEMLKRDKGRMEDCLKRTNVLPLGAGALAGTTFPIDREYVAELLDFPEVTRNSLDSVSDRDFAIEFCGASSILMMHLSRFAEELILWSTSEFKFVDLSDSFCTGSSIMPQKKNPDVPELVRGKTGRVYGNLMSLLTLMKSLPLAYNKDMQEDKEPLFDTIDTVKGSLKIFADMVREMKVNEARMKVAAGAGFSTATDVADYLVRKGIPFRDAHEIVGKAVRYCIENEMDIPELSLAEWQIFSNRIEDDIFGSITLEASVNARRATGGTALERVKAEIERAKEGR
- a CDS encoding NUDIX domain-containing protein — translated: MEQNGFKASHIVTSVVAVIIDTDGRVLLTKRNIPPFQGEWVMPGGKIDLGEPIVAALKREVWEEVGLEVEVGELIDVFEHVTPGEDNYHFIIIYYRCTPLYCDVNHNKDEVAEARWVEPAELERYKIPAGARFILSKIFETN
- the argF gene encoding ornithine carbamoyltransferase produces the protein MKKDFLALSQFTKAELDAMFALCKELKAKTKNREEHHLLKGKTLAMIFEKSSTRTRISFEVGMYQLGGHPLFISSKDSQMGRGEPIKDTARVMARYCDGVMIRTFAQETVEEFAKYASIPIINGLTDLHHPCQIMADVFTVIEHKGSYDGLKFAWIGDGNNMANSWIEAAAIFGFDLTLACPEGYDPNPQVLAWAKANGSSKIVITRDPKEAAKDADVLNTDVWASMGQEEEQKIREKAFAGYQLNEELLDLAKGNAMVLHCLPAHRGEEISDEVIEGPHSAVWDEAENRLHVQKAIMATLMK
- a CDS encoding argininosuccinate synthase, producing MAKKEVKKIVLAYSGGLDTSIILKWLKNEYGCEVVTFSADLGQGDELEPVREKAFKTGADKVYIDDLREEFVRDFVYPMFRANAIYEGSYLLGTSIARPLIAKRQMEIAKIEGCDAVSHGATGKGNDQVRFELAYYHFNPAITVVAPWREWKLNSRQALINYAKRNDIPIPITKKRPWSSDRNLLHISFEGGILEDTWLEPPENMFVLTKAPEKAPNKPQYVEIEFEKGNAVAVDGVRMTPAQLLAHLNTIGGEHGIGRVDLLENRSVGMKSRGVYETPGGTILREAHMAVEQITMDREVMHLRDSLIPRYAEMIYNGYWFSPEREMMQCLIDDSQKTVNGVARLKLYKGHVRTVGRKSESDSLFNLDFATFEKDQVYNQADAEGFIKLNSLRLRIRSLMLANKNK
- a CDS encoding HepT-like ribonuclease domain-containing protein — encoded protein: MRKSGADTPAFPWRMIAGMRDKLIHEYFGIALEIVWSAVQEDLPELQKDLLPVLEELVQNNA
- a CDS encoding acetylornithine transaminase, whose protein sequence is MNSSAWIEKADKYIMKTYGRYPLVPVKGEGCYLWDADGKRYLDFLAGVAVNNLGHCHPKVTAALAKQAAELIHCSNYYHIPTQIELAELLCNLSFANKAFFCNSGAEANEAAIKLARKYSREKYGLDRYEIITAISSFHGRTMATVSATGQEKVQKFFDPLLHGFRHIPFNDAQALRDAIGPGTCAVMLEPIQGEGGVVVPDASYFQEVRKICDENNLILIFDEVQVGMGRTGKMFAHEHFGITPDIMTLAKALAGGAPIGTMLATDKLAESFTPGTHGSTFGGNPLVTAAAVATVRAIQEEGILNHTEEIGEYLMGELEALGKKFPTLITEVRGIGLMIGVELAIPGGDIVKTALSRGLLLNCAQEKVLRFVPPLIVGKKEVDEMIATLTEILAEL